The DNA segment CAATTGCATGGATGGAAATATCTAAAACTCAATACTTTTCTTATTCCAAGTAAATAAAGAAATGAACAACTTATTCTGTAGCTCAAGAATAATTTATAAACAAATAAAAACTCTAAATGATATGGTTAGTGAAGGTGACCTCCTGGTGAGCTGTTTGCTTGAACTTCTCAGTCTGCTTGGCCAGGCGAATCTTCTTCAACACATACCTACCAGAAGgggaaaaaacaaaaaaataaaaatacaaaaataaatcaGCTAAAAGACAGAATCGTGCCGACACTACCACTACCTACCAATGTGAAATCCCAAAATcacaattttgattcaaatacttTGAGATTGGAATTGAAATCAATTAGAATATTCAACCACAAGAATCCTTACAATTCCCTTCTGGGAAAACTCTATTTCATATCAGTCCACATCAATATATAAATAGCAACATCAGTTCATCTCCTTCAATTTGTCAAAACCCAGAAATTGCCAACTTCTGGAGATTGATGCACAGCCCATGTATTGGATATATagacataaaaatgaaaatttttaaaagaagatCCAcagagagaaagaaaagagaaagaacATGAATAAACAAAGCTTATAAAGAAATTAACTTCTTACTTTTTATTCTCAGTTTTATGAAGAACAAGAAAAGCAGAACCAAAAGCTCCTCTCCCAATCTGCTCTATGACTTCATAATCTTCCATCTTGGACTTCACTTCGCTGTTATCTGGCTCCATGTAAAACCTTCAAGACCGAAAACCCACTATGTATTAGAAAGCTCACATCACGCTTAAAAAGAATCAAATCCACAAATCTTAGCTAATATAAAATCGAAGACAAGTCATGGGGTCTTGTAGGCAGTGTAAGTTTTTGTTTATGGACGTTTACCTCCCCAGAAAAGGAGAGAAGAGAAGAATCCAGACAGTGAAGAGGAAACGCTAATACCAGCAGCTAGTAGAGCAATAATTAATTACTGGGTAAGTGACTGAAATTGACGAGAGACGCGTCTAGAGAAGAGAAAGTTGAGTAAAGCTACATTCCATAATTATGAGTCTCcaacttgagagagagagagagagagagagagagagagagagagagagaggagagaggtgGAAGGACAAAGTCAAGTAAAGTGACTCTGCACTAATATGATAGGAGTAATCAAAGACTTACCAAAagcgcagagagagagagagagagagagaatggacAGAGCGAAGAAATGTTGTGCGATCAATGTGTAGCACACATAAATATGCTATGTAATTGGTAGTTGATAATTCACCAAATAGAAAATGAAAGGGGGACAAAAAGAAGGCTACAAGTTAATAGGGATGGAACACCAAATTAAAAGGTAAAGGGTTTGCTTGCATTTGCAGATTCAAGAGAAATCAGATTACTCATGCTCCAGGAGAATGTTTCATAGCATGCAGTTGTGATGTCACCATTCTTCAAActtaattgaaaaaaattaaaaatacctCATCAGAATATGGCTTTTTTTATAACATAATCAGGAATTTGGATTTGtagattataatttttattattattaggtaAGCAACTTTCACAAATGTTTGTGCTGTTTTCAAGTTGGGTTTTGGCTTTAAGGACATCATGAATGTCTTTTTAACTTTGTTTTAACACCAAAAGTACTTTATCATATCATATTTTGCATCTTTGTGTACAATCATGGGTTTCGAATGCTTTTTTGGGGGGGCACAATCAAACCTAATTAGACTCTTTATAGGGTGCCACATTttaatctttttaatcaaaacCAATGTCTCTTGCCAGATCCTCTTTGGTGCATCGGTGGCTAGGCTGGTGGACCAAGCACTATACTGGGTATCTTGAACTTTATACAATAGTTGAGCTGTTGCTTGGTTGAAGAAATAATTtgccaaattttaattaaaacaaaTCCCCTTAAGAGAATTTGTGATAAATCAAGagatatgatgtcattaagagtgTATGGTAATTTTGTTGGAAGAGTGAAAACTGTCAATTCCTCCTCGTGCAACTGAATCAAATAAGATGATGTACTCTACAACTTCACTTCAGCTCTGCAAAATGGTACCAAATTTTTTGCACAACCCACTAGCATGTATGATGCACCCACTTCAAAAATCAAGCCAACTTTTAAAAGAAGACCAACACCAACAATTTCGTCCCTTTGAAGTTGGGAAATTTCCCCAGCACATGCCATGGTTACAGTTTGTCTCATTATGCATCAACAGTTTACACAAAGTAGACACAGCTGGAAAACAAATACCAGAAACTACTCCCTTATTTTTGCATGAAAATTAGATATTTTAATGCACCATTCAAAACTTTAGCCCTTTTTGGATTTGATCCGATATTCTGCTTGTTAAAAGAAATTTGGTGAGGGAAGGTGAGTCGAATTCACGCATTGATTTACACCCTTTGCATTATCCAACACCCTAATAAAAAATTTCAACTTTGTCCAACAAATGAGTATCAATGGCTCTGTGATAGAGGTAGAAGATTCGTGCAGAGACTACCCAAACTCGAGTGGAAGAGTGCATAATCATAAAGCCTCTAACTGGATCTTGTTTTACTTATAAACCTGGAGTAAGGAAAATGCATCCAAATATTTAACATAAAGCAACGAAACATCATCAAATCCACACAATTAGCAGTCGCATTTAAATTTGCTAGATAAACATATTTGCACCTACTGCATACAGAAATAAGGTTTGTATAAAAGAAATTGGTCCTCGAGCCATGTTCTCTCACAATGTAAAGTTACTTTCGCCTTAATTTTCTGGAGGCCTTAGAGCCTTCAATTTTCTTCTGTGCAGCTTCAAATTCTTCTTCTGTAGGTTCAGGAGCTGCATTACCACCATATTTGGCCACAAGAGATGAGGACATGGAATCAAACCGGTCTTTTCTCTCATTTCGGCGCTGAGATATAATAGCAAGTAGATCTGCTTCTGATTGTTCATTTGATCTGTGAAGACGAATTTGAAGGTTATCCTTTCAAAATTATAGACAAAAACATGTTAAGGATATAAACAAAGAACCATGCTGAAGACTCACTTCCCCTTCCTTTTTAAAGGACTAGTAGGTGGTTTTGTTTCGGACACTTGCTTTGCCCATTTCTGGTATGCTTTGGTTGCCTCCAGTTCCCCTATACGGGAGGAAGTGGAAACTTAGCATCAGGAAAACAAAATTAATATGCCCTAAAATGGATTGCATCTCAGGTGGCATACAATCCAAGACACAGCAGTATACTCATCCTTACTTTACTTAAGTGGTACTTTAACAATGAAACAAGCTAATCTCAATTTTATACTCTCATCCAGTGAACCAGATAAAAGGTCAGCAACAAGATTTTAACCTCTTAAAAAAGTCTAGAAAAACTTTTATTAGCCAAAAATATAAAAACATAAACTAGAATGAACTCTTAAAAGTTCAGGAAAAACATTTCAGTCAAAATATATCTAGAGAAGCTAGAATAAACTCTTACCGGCAGAAATTGCCTCATCCAGAATATCCTTGAATCGGTGTGAATCAAGTTTAGGATCAGAACAAAGCATCGAACAGAAGAGCCTGAGAAGGGAGATTTCAAAATCACATTGGCAAGCCTTAAGAAAGAAGCAGGCAGCCAGGCACATTATTGCATACCTGTTCATATTACCCTTGCACCTTTTATAGAGTTCAATCAAATCCTTTTTCTCTGAATCAGATCCCCTGTAATTTGCTTCAAATTCTTCAATATCAGCTTCAGTGACCTTAATTGCATGCATGATTATCAGCTTAAGTGAATAGAAAGTCAAAGAAGTACATGAATCAGGAAAGATGCATGACCAGATGATATATTTAACCTTTTTATACAGGGCTCTGAAAAAATCCCTCAAATTCTCAACAACATCCCCTGCAAGATCCTGCTCAACAAGAGATAAAAAATGAGACGCAAAATGCCAAATGGAAAGGGAAATTTTCCAACTTCTTTAGAAAGAGCAAATGAATAGATTGATTTCCTTTCTCAAAGATTTAAAACGAAGTTTTTTACATTAATAATGAAATTTATCACATCTAGGTTGGTAATAAAATGTAATATTGATGCAGTATTACTGATTATGACTGCAAGTTTTCAACAGAATAGCATGCTTTGTTTGTCATCAAATACCAGATAGATGGAATAAATTTCATCCCATCTAGCATCCCATGATCTGAGACACTACCAA comes from the Hevea brasiliensis isolate MT/VB/25A 57/8 chromosome 5, ASM3005281v1, whole genome shotgun sequence genome and includes:
- the LOC110636580 gene encoding chaperone protein dnaJ 6 isoform X1 → MGKKKSRVSGEGELEEEEQKENLNQSPTRGKSLYEVLGVERTASQQEIKKAYYKLALRLHPDKNPGDEEAKEKFQQLQKVISILGDEEKRAVYDQTGCVDDADLAGDVVENLRDFFRALYKKVTEADIEEFEANYRGSDSEKKDLIELYKRCKGNMNRLFCSMLCSDPKLDSHRFKDILDEAISAGELEATKAYQKWAKQVSETKPPTSPLKRKGKSNEQSEADLLAIISQRRNERKDRFDSMSSSLVAKYGGNAAPEPTEEEFEAAQKKIEGSKASRKLRRK
- the LOC110636580 gene encoding chaperone protein dnaJ 6 isoform X2, which gives rise to MGKKKSRVSGEGELEEEEQKENLNQSPTRGKSLYEVLGVERTASQQEIKKAYYKLALRLHPDKNPGDEEAKEKFQQLQKVISILGDEEKRAVYDQTGCVDDADLAGDVVENLRDFFRALYKKVTEADIEEFEANYRGSDSEKKDLIELYKRCKGNMNRLFCSMLCSDPKLDSHRFKDILDEAISADQMNNQKQIYLLLYLSAEMREKTGLIPCPHLLWPNMVVMQLLNLQKKNLKLHRRKLKALRPPEN